The bacterium DNA segment AGTCACGCCCTCACTCGAGGAGTTTCCATTACTTACAATGGAACCGTTTCTGCGCAAACCGCCGCGAACAGTTTTAATCGATTAGAGAATCTTAAAATTTACTGCAGTGTCACCGGAGTTTATCTTGGCGGTCATTCAACCTATCGCGATTCATGTAACGAAGTGGTTAGTACGACCTCGGATTTGTCCGACCAGCAACGATTTCTCATCAACTACGATAGTTTAGGAACAAATCCCGAGGCAGCCGCCGCTGCCGGACTTGGTGTGTATGCCGCCAATCAAACGAATCTTACTATCCGGAATATCGATATAACTGGTGCGAATGGTTCCATACGAACCTATGGCATCCAAACCACCGGTTTGTGGGGAACAAATACGATCTCGGGAAACCGGATATTCCGGAATCAAGCGATGAGTACTACAACGTTAGATTCGTCGTACGGAATTCGGGTTGCCGGTGGCAATAACGCCGTATTCTATCTCAACAACAACATGATTTATCAACTTACTGCCGATACCCGTTCCCTCTCGCCAACGACAGCAATATGTTTAAGCGGCATCTATGCCAGCGGATCTTCGTTTACGACCTACATCGACAATAACTCGCTATTACTTGATCAAGGGCTTGTCGATCCTGCCGATTTGATATACAGTTCGGCAGCCATTTGCTTAAATGGCGGAACACACTTTGTTCGGAATAACATAGTAAGCAACCAAACGACGTCGCAAAGTGGAGTTTCTTCACACTATGGTTTATACTTGGCAAGCGGCACTCTTACAGCCAACAACAACTGCTACTTCATTCCCTTTGGCGGCAATGGTTTTGTTGGTTACAACGGCACAAATCGCCCAAACCTATCCAATTGGCAGGGAGCGGGATACGATCTCGCCGGACAGAGCGGTAATCCGGGTTTTGTGTTGTCGACAATTCCCTATGATTTGCATATTCAACCGGCGAGCGTATCGTTGGTTTCCAATTTGGGTATGCCGCTTCCCAACGTAGAAACCGATATCGAAGGCGACGCTCGCGACATGTCCAGCCCGGATATTGGTGCGGATGAAGGCGATTTTATCTTAGCTTCTGTCCCAGAAGCTCCCCAACTATTATTTCCCAGTAACGGCGCGACCGCAGTACCGGTAAATAGCTCGCTTCAATGGTCGAATGGTATCAATACGGACAATGTCGATGTTTATATCTCGAATTCGCAGGTAGCTGTACAAACGCTGTCGGATTCAGTTCGCGTCGTTCAAGCGTCGACCTCTTCATCTTTCACGCCACCTCTTGAATTCATCGGTGGCGTCACGTACTATTGGCGGGTTGCGGCGCGTAATTTGAGTTCCGGAATTGTCACAGTTTCCAATCCGGCAAGTTTTACGACCTTTTTGCCGCCGGTGGGCGGATTCAAAACGATCGGCGGCGCAGCCCCCGATTATCCGAGTTTCTCCACAGCAATTCACGATCTCCAGTTGGGCGGGGTCGGGCAAGGCGGAGTGGTTTTCCGGGTTCGACCCGGCGTTTACGTGGAACGGATCGTCGTACCGGATATCGCGAATGCTTCCAGCGAAAATCGGATTGTATTCGTTAAAGAAACAGATTCGGTGTGGGTAACGTCCCAAGGCGGTCCGGGCACGAACGACGCTATGATCACGTTGGCGGGATCGAAATGGGTTACATTCGACGGCATCAACATTCGTTGCGATACCACAACATACTACTCGAACGAAATCGAGTGGGCATACTTTGTAACGAACCTAAGCGGGACAAACGGCGCTCGTAACAATACGATTCAAAACTGTGCGATCCGAATGACTTCGACTTATTATGCCGCCTGCGCAATCCGCCAAACCGCCTCGAGTGTTAGCAGCAATAGTGGATCCAATAGTTACAATCGCTACCTCAACCTGAAAATCAGCAAATGCAATTACGGTTTGTATGTAACCGGCGACACTGCATTTCCCGATAGCAGTACTGTGTTCGGTTCAACTGAGGCGGGCGTCACATTTGCCGGAAGAACAGTGATTGGCGCCGAAGGAGGTAACGATATCGGCGGCGGCGATGTCTATGGCGTTTATTGCAATGGCGGACAAGCGAATCTGACGATTCACGACATCGATGTTTGCAATACGTATGTTCGTCAGGAATCTGCGAATGGTCCCTCGTACGGTATCTATGCGACCAATCTCCGCGGCAGATCGCAAATCCACGGCAACCATCTCTACAATATTCAAAACACGACCGGCGATTTGGCAGGTAGATTGTATGGCGCGTACATCTCCGCATATTCTGCCAACGATTCCTTGTTGTTCTATAACAACTTCATTGATTCGTTGGAGCAATCCCGGAACATCCCCAATTACATTCTAATGTTGTATGGAGTTTATGTTCCTGCCAGCACGGGTAAAGTATTTGTTGATAACAATACCATCCTGATGAATCCTGCGAATAATGGAGTAACAAATTCTTGTATCACGCAAGAAGGAGGTATCGTTTATGCAAGGAATAACATTCTATACAACCGGTGCGCCGATCAACCGAACGCATCGCATTATTGCCTATACAAGTCGGCTGGTACGCTGATCAGCGATTACAATCTGTTTTACGTTCCCAACGCCGAGCATGGGTATATCGGTTATGCAACGAGCGCTTATGCCTCACTAAGCAATTGGCAAAGCGCAACCGGACAGGACGTCCACTCCTCGTTTGGCGACCCAAGGCTTGTTAGCGACAATAGTTTACCAAATTTGCACATCCAGTTAGGAGTTGCTACTCCCGCCAGCAATGCCGGTACGCCGATCCCATAGATAAGTACCGACATCGACGCCGATCTTCGCAATATGTCGACACCTGACCTTGGAGCGGATGAAGGCGAGTTTGGAGTGATCGAGGAAAATGCCCCAAGTGAGGCAGCACTCATCGCAACATCGCACAATTCATTAGAACTTTCTTGGACCGATAACTCCCAAAACGAAGCGGGATTTTACATTAATATTTCAACCGATGGTTCCAATTTCACTCCAATTCGATTTGTTGGGGAGGATGTAACAACCTGTTCAATTGGATCGTTATCGCCGGCAGCCCGCTACTGGTTTCGCATATATTGGGCGCAAATCCGGGAAGGCGCTGACACGACGCTATCGCAAGGATTCGCTAACACCGATGGTTGGACGCTTCCCGATAGCGGTGGAGTAATCGCGTTGCATGTAACCGGTGGTGGATTCTCAACCGCCGAGATCGATTCGATTGGCGTGAGTCGAAATCCAACGAATATTCTTTACAAAGTCCGCGAAGACCAATCGGGCTGGTTTGTGCAAGCGAACGGTTTGCTGGGAACCACACCAATGTTGGCTATCGCATCCGACTGGGAAGGTTTTGCAGTTACCGGACTATTACGCGGTGCAGAACTGTCTTTCCATACAATCGCAGTGAATTCCGCAAATGCAGACGGTGCAATGAGCCCGGCTACCGTTCTTATCACAAATGAGTACCCGTTTAACGGTGGACCCGATCAGTACGGATACACGTATGTGACTTCGCAATCGCAGAACGGACCGATTTTCAGTTGGATTGATACGACCGGATTCACATTGGCGCCGCTTACAACATCGTATGAACTCGAGTGGGTTGATTTTCAGGGATTCCATTTTCCGTTCTATGGCACTTCCTATACACGAGCAAAATTCTCAACCAACGGTTACTTAGCGTTCGGTGATGCTCAATTGAGTTTGTCATACATAAACTCGGCGCTGCCCGCACCGGTTTTAGCGGGTTCGGCGATTGCGATCTTGTGGGACGATTTGGAGTTAAGAGCAGGCAATCGCTGTTACTATCGGAACTTCAACGACACTTTATTCGTTTTTACGTATCCCAAGGCAAACATCGAGTTTCGCGGGGATGCCGATACCGCTTCGTTTCAGATATTGCTTCATCAAGACGGACGAGTTTGTATGCAGTACCGTTACTGCTCCAACGCTGTGACTGCTACAATCGGAATTCAGGCAGCCATCAATGGTGCGGCGAATCTCCAATATGGTGAACCGATATTGGCAACACTCTCAAACTGG contains these protein-coding regions:
- a CDS encoding fibronectin type III domain-containing protein; translated protein: MSTPDLGADEGEFGVIEENAPSEAALIATSHNSLELSWTDNSQNEAGFYINISTDGSNFTPIRFVGEDVTTCSIGSLSPAARYWFRIYWAQIREGADTTLSQGFANTDGWTLPDSGGVIALHVTGGGFSTAEIDSIGVSRNPTNILYKVREDQSGWFVQANGLLGTTPMLAIASDWEGFAVTGLLRGAELSFHTIAVNSANADGAMSPATVLITNEYPFNGGPDQYGYTYVTSQSQNGPIFSWIDTTGFTLAPLTTSYELEWVDFQGFHFPFYGTSYTRAKFSTNGYLAFGDAQLSLSYINSALPAPVLAGSAIAILWDDLELRAGNRCYYRNFNDTLFVFTYPKANIEFRGDADTASFQILLHQDGRVCMQYRYCSNAVTATIGIQAAINGAANLQYGEPILATLSNWAIEFVPIQPLRLHASINGPDLILAWGQATNTIQGYRIYCSNDPYFTPGPTTLLATVPASQITYIDYNASAARNDRFYVVTSFTKE